A window of the Streptomyces griseochromogenes genome harbors these coding sequences:
- a CDS encoding Na+/H+ antiporter, with amino-acid sequence MRSVGTVLALVILATVVATFARRWRIPAPSLLVVAGLTVALLPGTPQIEISPEIIGLVVLPPLLYASAEDMPWRELRAVWKPVGILAIGLVLASAAAVAAVAAWVTPLSWQMAFVLGAILASTDPVAVTALGRRLALPPRVQVLVQAESLFNDATSLVLVRVAAGIAVASAAADWGAAGGQFLLLAGGGTVIGAAVAGVVALIRRRTEEPVLETVIALVTPYAAYLLAEAAHTSGVTSCVVAGVVLGGRGDRLTNARIRLQLHAVYGTVVFLLESVVFSLIGLALPAEVRALADGDRAWPLYALAVATTVVAVRLLWIAPLSALVQRRGGLGRMNWRVPMVLTWAGTRGVMPLAAALSIPEITKSGAPLEDRPLVLVLTTSVVVVTLVVQGFTLAPVVRASGIALEPAHTEREEVEARSRLAHAGLARLEELAELEAVPDVVVDRLRRGLTARLDDARDRLAEGNGTAAATESADLVYRQLRRDLIAVETAELQRLYDDHRISDTTRRRLQRSLDLEEARLTDA; translated from the coding sequence ATGCGCAGCGTCGGCACGGTACTCGCGCTGGTCATTCTGGCCACCGTGGTGGCCACTTTCGCGCGCCGGTGGCGCATTCCCGCCCCCTCGCTGCTGGTCGTCGCCGGTCTGACGGTGGCGCTGCTGCCGGGCACCCCCCAGATCGAGATCAGCCCGGAGATCATCGGGCTCGTGGTGCTGCCGCCGCTGCTGTACGCCAGCGCCGAGGACATGCCCTGGCGGGAGCTGCGCGCGGTGTGGAAACCGGTCGGCATCCTCGCCATAGGCCTTGTCCTGGCCTCGGCTGCGGCCGTCGCCGCGGTGGCGGCCTGGGTGACCCCGCTGTCCTGGCAGATGGCGTTCGTGCTGGGCGCGATCCTGGCCAGCACCGACCCGGTCGCGGTGACCGCGCTCGGCCGCAGGCTCGCCCTGCCGCCCAGGGTGCAGGTGCTCGTCCAGGCGGAGAGCCTGTTCAACGACGCGACCTCGCTGGTGCTGGTCCGGGTGGCGGCGGGCATCGCCGTCGCGTCGGCGGCGGCCGACTGGGGCGCGGCCGGCGGCCAGTTCCTGCTGCTCGCCGGGGGCGGCACGGTGATCGGGGCCGCGGTGGCCGGGGTGGTGGCGCTGATCCGCAGGCGCACCGAGGAACCGGTCCTGGAGACGGTGATAGCGCTGGTCACCCCGTATGCCGCGTATCTGCTGGCGGAGGCCGCGCACACCTCGGGGGTGACGTCGTGCGTGGTGGCCGGGGTGGTCCTCGGCGGCCGCGGCGACCGCCTCACCAATGCCCGCATAAGGCTGCAGCTGCACGCCGTCTACGGCACGGTCGTCTTCCTCCTGGAGAGCGTGGTCTTCTCGCTCATAGGTCTTGCCCTGCCCGCGGAGGTACGGGCGCTGGCCGACGGCGACCGGGCCTGGCCGCTGTACGCCCTCGCCGTCGCCACCACGGTCGTCGCCGTACGGCTGCTGTGGATCGCGCCGCTGTCGGCACTCGTGCAGCGCAGGGGCGGGCTCGGCCGGATGAACTGGCGGGTGCCGATGGTGCTGACCTGGGCGGGCACCCGCGGCGTGATGCCGCTGGCCGCCGCGCTGTCCATCCCCGAGATCACCAAGAGCGGCGCTCCGCTGGAGGACCGGCCCCTGGTCCTCGTCCTGACCACGTCCGTCGTCGTGGTCACCCTCGTCGTCCAGGGCTTCACCCTGGCCCCGGTCGTGCGTGCCTCCGGCATCGCCCTGGAGCCCGCCCACACCGAACGCGAGGAGGTCGAGGCCCGCTCCCGTCTCGCGCACGCCGGACTCGCCCGGCTGGAGGAGCTCGCGGAGCTGGAGGCGGTACCCGACGTGGTCGTCGACCGGCTGCGGCGCGGCCTGACCGCCCGCCTGGACGACGCCCGCGACCGCCTCGCAGAGGGCAACGGCACCGCCGCGGCGACCGAGTCCGCCGACCTGGTCTACCGCCAGCTCCGCCGCGACCTGATCGCCGTGGAGACAGCGGAACTCCAGCGTCTCTACGACGACCATCGCATCAGCGACACGACCCGCCGCCGCCTCCAGCGCTCACTGGACCTGGAGGAGGCCCGCCTGACGGATGCGTGA
- the kdpB gene encoding potassium-transporting ATPase subunit KdpB yields MLPAAPEQAPPSRPERAARPLPEGKGRRRAPSGLFEPVQLVRSFPEALRKLHPRVLVRNPVLFVVSVGAVLTTLSALLHPAVFTWVISLWLWLTVVFANLAEAVAEGRGKAQAESLRRARTETVALRFLHWSYGTDPATARTEAVAATDLKPLDVVLVEAGGMIPADGDVIDGVAAVDESAVTGESAPVIRESGGDRSGVTGGTTVLSDRIVVRVSARPGHSFLDRMIALVEGASRQKTPNEIALNILLASLTIIFVLVVVALQPMGEYAGAAQSTTVLVALLVTLIPTTIGALLSAIGIAGMDRLVQRNVVAMSGRAVEAAGDVNTLLLDKTGTITLGNREAAAFVPLPGTDERRLADAAQLSSLADDTPEGRSVVVLAKDRYGLRAPAEGELANARWVAFSAQTRMSGVDLRWDNGAVCAIRKGAAQQVIEWVLMYGGQVPPEARAYADAVAASGGTPLLVAVHDWDGPRVLGLVHLKDVVKDGIRERFAELRRMGIRTVMVTGDNPLTARAIAEEAGVDDYLAEATPEDKLALIRREQAGGKLVAMTGDGTNDAPALAQADVGVAMNTGTSAAKEAGNMVDLDSNPTKLIEIVDIGKQLLITRGALTTFSITNDVAKYFAIIPAMFAGSYPGLESLNIMGLHSPTSAITSAIIFNALIIVALIPLALRGVRYTPSSAHDLLRRNLLVYGLGGLVLPFVGIKLIDLLISGVPGLG; encoded by the coding sequence ATGCTTCCCGCTGCCCCCGAGCAGGCTCCACCGTCACGTCCCGAACGCGCGGCCCGGCCCTTACCCGAGGGGAAGGGGAGACGCCGCGCGCCGAGCGGGCTGTTCGAACCCGTCCAGCTCGTCCGCTCGTTCCCCGAGGCGCTGCGCAAGCTGCACCCGCGCGTCCTGGTCCGCAACCCGGTCCTGTTCGTGGTGTCCGTCGGAGCGGTCCTGACCACCCTCTCCGCGCTGCTCCACCCCGCCGTCTTCACCTGGGTGATCAGCCTGTGGCTGTGGCTGACGGTGGTCTTCGCCAACCTCGCCGAGGCGGTCGCCGAGGGGCGCGGCAAGGCGCAGGCGGAGTCGCTGCGCAGGGCCCGCACGGAGACCGTGGCGCTGCGGTTCCTGCACTGGAGCTACGGCACGGACCCGGCCACCGCCCGCACGGAGGCGGTCGCCGCCACCGACCTGAAGCCCCTGGACGTCGTGCTCGTCGAGGCGGGCGGGATGATCCCGGCGGACGGCGACGTGATCGACGGGGTCGCCGCCGTGGACGAGTCCGCCGTCACCGGTGAATCTGCGCCGGTGATCCGGGAGTCGGGCGGGGACCGCAGCGGTGTCACGGGCGGTACGACGGTGCTGTCCGACCGGATCGTGGTGCGGGTCAGCGCCCGCCCGGGCCACAGCTTCCTGGACCGGATGATCGCCCTGGTCGAGGGCGCCTCCCGGCAGAAGACCCCGAACGAGATCGCGCTGAACATCCTGCTGGCCTCCCTCACGATCATCTTCGTCCTGGTCGTGGTGGCCCTGCAGCCGATGGGCGAGTACGCAGGCGCCGCCCAGTCGACGACCGTGCTGGTCGCCCTTCTCGTCACGCTCATCCCGACCACGATCGGCGCCCTGCTCTCGGCGATCGGCATCGCCGGCATGGACCGGCTGGTGCAGCGCAACGTCGTCGCCATGTCCGGCCGCGCGGTCGAGGCGGCGGGCGACGTGAACACCCTGCTGCTCGACAAGACCGGCACCATCACCCTCGGCAACCGCGAGGCCGCCGCCTTCGTCCCGCTGCCCGGCACCGACGAGCGGCGGCTCGCGGATGCCGCCCAGCTCTCCTCGCTGGCCGACGACACCCCGGAGGGCCGCTCCGTGGTCGTCCTCGCCAAGGACCGGTACGGGCTGCGGGCGCCCGCCGAGGGCGAGTTGGCGAACGCCCGCTGGGTGGCCTTCAGCGCGCAGACCCGGATGAGCGGCGTCGATCTGCGCTGGGACAACGGAGCGGTCTGCGCCATCCGCAAGGGTGCCGCGCAGCAGGTGATCGAGTGGGTGCTGATGTACGGCGGCCAGGTGCCGCCCGAGGCACGGGCGTACGCCGATGCCGTGGCCGCCTCCGGCGGGACACCGCTGCTGGTCGCGGTGCACGACTGGGACGGACCGCGTGTCCTCGGCCTCGTTCATCTCAAGGACGTCGTCAAGGACGGCATCCGCGAACGCTTCGCGGAACTGCGCCGCATGGGCATCCGCACCGTCATGGTGACGGGCGACAACCCGCTCACCGCCCGCGCCATCGCCGAAGAGGCCGGCGTGGACGACTACCTGGCCGAGGCGACTCCCGAGGACAAGCTCGCGCTGATCCGACGGGAACAGGCCGGCGGCAAGCTCGTCGCGATGACCGGCGACGGCACCAACGACGCACCGGCGCTCGCGCAGGCGGATGTCGGCGTGGCGATGAACACCGGTACGTCGGCCGCCAAGGAGGCCGGCAACATGGTCGACCTCGACTCCAACCCGACCAAGCTCATCGAGATCGTCGATATCGGCAAGCAACTGCTCATCACCCGGGGCGCGTTGACCACCTTCTCCATCACCAACGACGTCGCCAAGTACTTCGCGATCATCCCGGCGATGTTCGCGGGCTCCTACCCGGGCCTGGAGTCGCTGAACATCATGGGCCTGCACAGCCCGACCTCCGCCATCACCTCGGCGATCATCTTCAACGCGCTGATCATCGTCGCGCTGATCCCGCTCGCCCTGCGCGGCGTGCGCTACACCCCCTCCTCCGCCCACGACCTGCTGCGCCGCAACCTGCTCGTCTACGGCCTCGGCGGCCTGGTCCTGCCCTTCGTGGGCATCAAGCTGATCGACCTGCTGATCTCCGGGGTGCCCGGCCTTGGGTGA
- a CDS encoding sensor histidine kinase, with protein MSDVRPGRLKVYLGAAPGVGKTYRMLDEGRRRAARGADVVVGYVECHGRPHTEAMTAGLEAVPRARCVYRGGEFEEMDLGAVLDRRPEVAIVDEFAHSNVPGDGRNPKRWQDIEELLTAGIDVITALNIQHLESLNDVVEKITHVPQHEKVPDEQVRRAWQIELVDMPPEGLRRRMAHGNIYAPEKIDAALANYFRPGNLTALRQLALLWVADRVDEALQEYRSQHGIGGVWETRERVVVALTGGPEGDTLVRRAARIADRSAGGDLLAVHVARSDGLAGGVSAASLARQRRLVEDLGGSYHSVVGDDVATTLVEFARAENATQLVLGTSRRGRLSRFLTGPGTGETVTELSGDIDVHRVTHERAGRGTLLPSRRRTLSTARLIAGPVAGLVIPVLLTAVLAQVRGTLDLTSEALLFLLAVVGVACIGGVASALIASVTASLLLNYWFIPPIGAFTLNDPNALLALAVFAVVAATVAGVVDRSLRLSRRSARATAEAETMSSLAGTIVRGEATIPALLERTRETFGMESAELADEPPDTDGTTFVPAGPGACLVLRGRTLSASERRVLAAFAAHVGSAVERARLAEAAAEVEPVKAADRMRTALLRAVGHDLRTPLAAGWAAVTSLRSRDVRFSAEDREELLATADESMAKLNRLVENLLDLSRLEAGVLTLNLRPTSLEEVLPMALADTPGVVVADTEEIPPVLADPPLLERVIANLVGNAARHTPPGRKVLVTASALAGRVELRVIDRGPGLPRTGRDRLFEPFQRLGDTDNTTGLGLGLALARGLTEAMSGTIAPEDTPGGGLTMVVSLPFAGQSVGAEAIKQSLGGA; from the coding sequence ATGAGTGACGTACGGCCCGGACGGCTGAAGGTCTACCTCGGGGCTGCCCCCGGGGTCGGCAAGACCTATCGGATGCTCGACGAGGGGCGGCGCCGTGCCGCGCGCGGCGCCGACGTGGTGGTGGGCTACGTGGAGTGCCACGGGCGCCCGCACACGGAGGCGATGACCGCCGGCCTGGAGGCCGTCCCCCGCGCCCGCTGCGTCTACCGCGGCGGTGAGTTCGAGGAGATGGACCTGGGCGCGGTGCTGGACCGGCGCCCCGAGGTCGCGATCGTCGACGAGTTCGCCCACAGCAACGTCCCCGGCGACGGCCGCAACCCCAAGCGCTGGCAGGACATCGAGGAGCTGCTCACCGCCGGCATCGACGTCATCACCGCGCTCAACATCCAGCACCTGGAATCCCTCAACGACGTCGTCGAGAAGATCACGCACGTCCCGCAGCACGAGAAGGTGCCCGACGAGCAGGTCCGGCGCGCCTGGCAGATCGAGCTGGTGGACATGCCGCCCGAGGGGCTGCGCCGCCGGATGGCGCACGGCAACATCTACGCCCCCGAGAAGATCGACGCGGCCCTCGCCAACTACTTCCGGCCCGGCAACCTGACCGCGCTGCGCCAGCTGGCGCTGCTGTGGGTGGCCGACCGGGTCGACGAGGCGCTGCAGGAGTACCGCTCGCAGCACGGCATCGGCGGGGTGTGGGAGACCCGGGAGCGGGTCGTCGTGGCCCTGACCGGCGGTCCGGAGGGCGACACGCTGGTCCGGCGGGCCGCGCGGATCGCCGACCGGTCCGCGGGCGGCGATCTGCTGGCCGTGCACGTGGCCCGCAGCGACGGTCTGGCGGGCGGCGTCTCGGCCGCCTCCCTCGCCCGGCAGCGCAGGCTCGTGGAGGACCTCGGGGGCAGCTACCACTCGGTGGTCGGCGACGACGTGGCCACCACCCTGGTGGAGTTCGCCCGCGCGGAGAACGCCACCCAGCTGGTCCTCGGCACCAGCCGCCGCGGCCGGTTGTCGCGGTTCCTGACCGGGCCCGGTACGGGGGAGACCGTGACCGAGCTGTCCGGCGACATCGACGTGCACCGGGTCACCCACGAGCGGGCGGGACGCGGCACCCTGCTGCCGTCCCGGCGCCGCACCCTGTCCACGGCCCGGCTGATCGCCGGGCCGGTGGCCGGTCTGGTGATCCCCGTGCTGCTGACGGCCGTCCTCGCGCAGGTGCGCGGCACGCTGGACCTGACCAGCGAGGCCCTGCTGTTCCTGCTGGCCGTGGTGGGAGTGGCCTGCATAGGCGGGGTCGCCTCGGCACTGATCGCGTCGGTGACGGCCTCGCTGCTGCTGAACTACTGGTTCATACCGCCCATCGGCGCCTTCACCCTGAACGATCCCAACGCGCTGCTCGCGCTCGCCGTCTTCGCGGTCGTCGCGGCCACCGTGGCCGGGGTCGTCGACCGCTCCCTCAGGCTGTCCAGGCGTTCGGCACGGGCCACCGCCGAGGCCGAGACCATGTCGTCCCTGGCCGGCACCATCGTGCGAGGCGAGGCGACCATCCCCGCGCTGCTGGAGCGGACACGGGAGACCTTCGGCATGGAGTCGGCGGAGCTCGCGGACGAGCCGCCGGACACCGACGGCACGACCTTCGTGCCCGCCGGTCCCGGCGCCTGCCTCGTGCTGCGCGGCCGCACCCTGTCCGCCTCGGAGCGGCGGGTGCTGGCCGCCTTCGCCGCGCACGTCGGCTCCGCGGTGGAGCGGGCCCGGCTGGCCGAGGCGGCGGCCGAGGTGGAACCCGTCAAGGCCGCCGACCGGATGCGTACGGCGCTGCTGCGGGCCGTCGGCCACGACCTGCGCACCCCGCTCGCGGCGGGCTGGGCCGCGGTCACCTCGCTGCGCAGCCGTGACGTCCGGTTCTCCGCGGAGGACCGCGAGGAGCTGCTGGCCACCGCCGACGAGTCCATGGCCAAGCTCAACCGGCTGGTGGAGAACCTCCTCGACCTGAGCCGTCTGGAGGCGGGAGTCCTCACCCTGAACCTGCGCCCGACCTCCCTGGAGGAGGTCCTGCCCATGGCGCTGGCGGACACCCCCGGGGTCGTGGTGGCGGACACGGAGGAGATCCCGCCGGTGCTGGCCGACCCGCCGCTGCTGGAGCGGGTGATAGCCAACCTGGTCGGCAACGCCGCCCGGCACACCCCGCCCGGCCGGAAGGTGCTGGTCACCGCCAGTGCCCTGGCGGGCCGGGTGGAACTACGGGTGATCGACCGGGGCCCGGGGCTGCCCCGGACCGGCCGGGACCGTCTCTTCGAGCCGTTCCAGCGGCTCGGTGACACCGACAACACCACCGGCCTCGGCCTCGGCCTCGCCCTCGCAAGGGGCCTGACCGAGGCGATGAGCGGCACCATCGCGCCCGAGGACACCCCGGGCGGCGGACTGACCATGGTCGTCTCGCTGCCCTTCGCCGGGCAGTCGGTGGGTGCCGAAGCGATCAAGCAGAGCCTAGGAGGTGCGTGA